The proteins below come from a single Agromyces flavus genomic window:
- the rimI gene encoding ribosomal protein S18-alanine N-acetyltransferase, translated as MSLMLRRARPDDLAAIMVIERATFATDAWPEQAMRAELEGEHTYYLVVVDDASPDVAVAYAGLLAPRGSGQGDVQTIAVDAAARGRGLGRALMHSLIDEARRRGAAELFLEVRADNPVARGLYASLGFEEIGVRRGYYQPDGVDAIVMRLEVPPAVARPAASAHHLAAPAGDQT; from the coding sequence ATGAGCCTGATGCTGCGCCGCGCGCGCCCCGACGACCTCGCCGCGATCATGGTGATCGAACGGGCGACCTTCGCGACCGACGCGTGGCCCGAGCAGGCCATGCGTGCCGAGCTCGAGGGCGAGCACACCTACTACCTCGTGGTCGTCGACGACGCGAGTCCCGACGTGGCCGTCGCGTACGCCGGGCTGCTCGCGCCGCGCGGGTCCGGCCAGGGCGACGTCCAGACCATCGCGGTCGACGCGGCCGCCCGCGGGCGCGGCCTCGGGCGGGCCCTCATGCACTCGCTGATCGACGAGGCACGCCGCCGCGGCGCGGCCGAGCTCTTCCTCGAGGTGCGCGCCGACAACCCGGTGGCGCGCGGCTTGTACGCGTCCCTCGGGTTCGAGGAGATCGGCGTGCGACGGGGCTACTACCAGCCCGACGGCGTCGACGCGATCGTCATGCGGCTCGAGGTGCCGCCCGCGGTCGCCCGCCCGGCCGCATCCGCACACCACCTCGCCGCACCCGCAGGAGACCAGACGTGA
- the alr gene encoding alanine racemase, which produces MNPRHVLAPFREAVIDLDAVRHNARHLAEAVAPARVMAVVKADAYGHGAVAVARAAVEAGVDWLGVADLDEAIALRGAGIDAPLLAWLHDPDARFSAAISRDIDLGVSSVSQLEAAADAATAAGRVANVHLKLDTGLSRNGIAPSDWPDVVARAAELEREGPIRVRGLFSHLSNTSPDEDAAQLDAFLRGVEVAEVAGLRAEVRHIASTAAALRLPDARLDMVRIGIGLYGVPPFGDGTTAADLGLRPVMTLRGRIAAVRRVAAGTGASYGYAWRAERETTLALVPLGYADGVPRQASGRAEVAIGGTRHPVVGRIAMDQFLVDVGDAEVRVGDEVVLFGDPATGAPSADDWGDAADSIAYEIVTRVGARVPRTHVDAS; this is translated from the coding sequence GTGAACCCGCGTCACGTGCTCGCGCCCTTCCGCGAGGCCGTGATCGACCTCGATGCCGTGCGCCACAACGCCCGGCACCTCGCCGAGGCGGTCGCGCCCGCGCGCGTCATGGCGGTCGTCAAGGCCGACGCCTACGGCCACGGCGCCGTCGCGGTCGCGCGCGCTGCGGTCGAGGCGGGAGTCGACTGGCTCGGCGTCGCCGACCTCGACGAGGCGATCGCGCTGCGCGGCGCGGGCATCGACGCACCGCTGCTCGCGTGGCTGCACGATCCCGACGCGCGGTTCTCGGCCGCCATCTCGCGCGACATCGACCTCGGCGTCTCCTCCGTGAGCCAGCTCGAGGCGGCCGCCGACGCTGCGACCGCGGCCGGGCGCGTCGCGAACGTGCACCTCAAGCTCGACACCGGGCTCAGCCGCAACGGCATCGCCCCATCCGACTGGCCCGACGTGGTCGCGCGCGCGGCCGAGCTCGAGCGCGAGGGCCCCATCCGGGTGCGCGGGCTGTTCAGCCACCTCTCGAACACGTCCCCCGACGAGGATGCCGCGCAGCTCGACGCCTTCCTCCGCGGCGTCGAGGTCGCCGAGGTCGCCGGCCTCCGTGCAGAGGTCCGCCATATCGCCTCGACCGCCGCCGCCCTGCGCCTCCCCGATGCGCGCCTCGACATGGTGCGCATCGGCATCGGCCTCTACGGCGTCCCGCCCTTCGGCGACGGCACCACGGCGGCCGACCTCGGCCTCCGCCCGGTGATGACCCTCCGGGGGCGCATCGCCGCGGTGCGACGCGTAGCTGCAGGCACCGGTGCGTCCTACGGGTACGCGTGGCGTGCCGAGCGCGAGACGACCCTCGCGCTCGTGCCGCTCGGCTACGCCGACGGCGTGCCGCGTCAGGCGTCGGGTCGCGCCGAGGTCGCGATCGGCGGCACGCGGCATCCGGTCGTCGGCCGGATCGCGATGGACCAGTTCCTCGTCGACGTCGGCGATGCCGAAGTGCGCGTGGGAGACGAGGTCGTGCTCTTCGGCGACCCCGCCACGGGGGCGCCGTCGGCCGACGACTGGGGCGACGCGGCCGACTCGATCGCGTACGAGATCGTGACCCGCGTCGGCGCGCGCGTGCCGCGCACCCACGTGGACGCGTCGTGA
- the coaA gene encoding type I pantothenate kinase, whose product MPDPQSPSSHTPQASPFVELDRADWAALAPSMPSPLRETEIVQLRGLGEPLDLNEVGEVYLPLSRLLNLYVGGTKALHEVTSTFLRERFESTPFVIGVAGSVAVGKSTIARLLRELLARWEHTPRVELVTTDGFLFPNAELERRGLMERKGFPESYDRRALLRFVSAVKAGAPEVRSPFYSHLAYDIVPDAQITVRRPDVLIVEGLNVLQPPGPGHRLAVSDLFDFTIYVDARTSDIARWYEERFLKLQRGAFANPRSYFHRYASLTEDEARARARSIWQSINEPNLLQNIRPTRSRASLVLRKGSDHAVRNVLLRKL is encoded by the coding sequence GTGCCCGATCCGCAGAGCCCGTCGTCGCACACGCCGCAGGCGTCGCCCTTCGTCGAACTCGACCGAGCCGACTGGGCGGCGCTCGCACCGTCGATGCCGTCGCCGCTTCGCGAGACCGAGATCGTCCAGCTCCGCGGGCTCGGCGAACCGCTCGACCTCAACGAGGTCGGCGAGGTCTACCTGCCGCTCAGCCGGCTGCTCAATCTCTACGTCGGCGGCACCAAGGCGCTGCACGAGGTCACCAGCACCTTCCTGCGCGAACGGTTCGAGTCGACGCCGTTCGTCATCGGCGTCGCGGGCTCCGTCGCCGTCGGCAAGTCGACCATCGCCCGGCTCCTGCGCGAGCTGCTCGCGCGGTGGGAGCACACCCCGCGCGTCGAGCTCGTGACCACCGACGGCTTCCTGTTCCCGAATGCCGAGCTCGAACGGCGTGGACTCATGGAGCGCAAGGGCTTCCCCGAGTCCTACGACCGCCGTGCGCTCCTGCGCTTCGTCAGCGCGGTCAAGGCCGGCGCGCCCGAGGTGCGTTCGCCCTTCTACTCGCACCTCGCCTACGACATCGTGCCCGACGCGCAGATCACGGTCCGCCGCCCCGACGTGCTCATCGTCGAGGGGCTCAACGTGCTCCAGCCGCCTGGTCCGGGCCACCGGCTCGCCGTGAGCGACCTGTTCGACTTCACGATCTACGTCGACGCGCGCACGAGCGACATCGCCCGGTGGTACGAGGAGCGGTTCCTGAAGCTCCAGCGGGGGGCGTTCGCCAACCCGCGCTCCTACTTCCACCGCTACGCGAGCCTCACCGAGGACGAGGCGCGTGCGCGTGCGCGCTCGATCTGGCAGTCGATCAACGAGCCGAATCTCCTGCAGAACATCCGGCCGACGCGGTCGCGCGCCTCGCTGGTGCTCCGCAAGGGCTCCGATCACGCTGTGCGGAACGTGCTGCTGCGCAAGCTCTGA
- the tsaD gene encoding tRNA (adenosine(37)-N6)-threonylcarbamoyltransferase complex transferase subunit TsaD: MNRDAPLVLGIETSCDETGVGIVRGTELLANAIASSMEEHARYGGVVPEVAARAHLEALGPTIRAALAEASVDLADIDAVAVTSGPGLAGALMVGVGAAKALALSLEKPIYAVNHLVGHVGADLLGDRPLETPSVALLVSGGHTSLLLVRDLDSDVELLGETIDDAAGEAFDKVARLLGLPYPGGPEIDRAAVGGDPDAIRFPRGLTRPKDLERHRYDFSFSGLKTAVARWVEQRDAAGEPVPLADVAASFREAVVDVLVSKAIAACTDLGVPRLLLGGGVVANRRLREVAEQRADAAGISLRVPPLSLCTDNGAMIAALGARLVMAGHAPSTLDFGADSTLPVTDIQT; this comes from the coding sequence GTGAACCGCGACGCCCCGCTCGTGCTCGGCATCGAGACCTCGTGCGACGAGACGGGCGTCGGCATCGTCCGCGGCACCGAGCTGCTCGCCAACGCCATCGCCTCGTCGATGGAGGAGCACGCCCGGTACGGCGGCGTCGTGCCCGAGGTCGCGGCACGCGCGCACCTCGAGGCGCTCGGGCCGACCATCCGTGCGGCGCTCGCCGAGGCATCCGTCGACCTCGCCGACATCGACGCCGTGGCCGTCACGAGCGGGCCGGGGCTCGCGGGCGCGCTCATGGTGGGTGTCGGCGCCGCGAAGGCCCTGGCGCTCTCGCTCGAGAAGCCGATCTACGCCGTCAACCACCTCGTGGGGCACGTGGGCGCCGACCTGCTCGGCGACCGGCCGCTCGAGACGCCGAGCGTCGCGCTGCTCGTCTCGGGAGGCCACACGTCGCTGCTGCTCGTGCGCGACCTGGACTCCGACGTCGAACTGCTCGGCGAGACGATCGACGACGCGGCCGGCGAAGCGTTCGACAAGGTCGCCCGGCTGCTCGGCCTGCCCTACCCCGGCGGGCCCGAGATCGACCGCGCCGCGGTCGGCGGCGACCCCGACGCCATTCGCTTCCCCCGCGGACTCACGCGGCCGAAGGACCTCGAGCGGCATCGCTACGACTTCTCGTTCTCGGGCCTGAAGACCGCGGTCGCGCGCTGGGTCGAGCAGCGCGACGCCGCTGGCGAGCCCGTTCCGTTGGCCGACGTCGCGGCGAGCTTCCGCGAGGCCGTGGTCGACGTGCTCGTCTCGAAGGCCATCGCGGCGTGCACCGACCTCGGCGTGCCGCGGCTCCTGCTCGGCGGGGGCGTCGTCGCGAACCGGCGGCTTCGCGAGGTCGCCGAGCAGCGAGCGGATGCCGCGGGCATCTCCCTGCGCGTCCCGCCGCTGTCGCTCTGCACCGACAACGGCGCCATGATCGCGGCCCTCGGCGCACGGCTCGTCATGGCCGGGCATGCGCCGTCGACGCTCGACTTCGGAGCCGATTCGACCCTGCCCGTCACCGACATCCAGACGTAG
- the glmS gene encoding glutamine--fructose-6-phosphate transaminase (isomerizing) produces the protein MCGIVGYVGERNSLDVLMGGLRRLEYRGYDSAGVAVVDDEGDLETAKRAGKLQVLADELERNPIHRGGTGIGHTRWATHGGPTDRNAHPHLGDEGRLALIHNGIIENFAELKDSLLADGFAFESETDTEVAAVLLGKLYGESGDLREAFRRTVSQLEGAFTLLAVHKDEPGLVVGARRNSPLVIGLGDGENFLGSDVAAFVEYTKRAVAIGQDQIVAITSNGVTVTDFDGATVEVEPFDVAWDASAAEKGGWSSFMRKEVSEQPDAVANTIRGRVTDGVVAIPELEAYGDDALRDIRRITVIACGTAAYAGMVAKYAIEQWARIPVEVELSHEFRYREPVLDDGTLVVSISQSGETMDTLMAVKYAREQGAKAISVCNTQGATIPRESDAVVYTHAGPEVAVASTKAFVAQITALYLFGLHLARVRGTLSEEQLASQVAELQAVPEKLATVLEQADRVGELAHWMSDTRSVLFLGRHVGYPIALEGALKLKELAYIHAEGFAAGELKHGPIALIEPGQPVFVVVPSPRGSAALHPKVVSNIQEIRARGARVIAIAEAGDAAVLPFADEVIRIPLAGPLFEPLLAVVPLQIFAMELSQAKGLDVDQPRNLAKSVTVE, from the coding sequence ATGTGTGGAATCGTCGGATACGTCGGAGAGCGCAACAGCCTCGACGTCCTCATGGGTGGCCTTCGCCGCCTCGAATACCGTGGCTACGACTCGGCGGGAGTGGCCGTGGTCGATGACGAGGGCGACCTCGAGACCGCCAAGCGCGCGGGCAAGCTGCAGGTGCTGGCCGACGAGCTCGAGCGCAACCCGATCCACCGGGGCGGCACCGGCATCGGTCACACGCGCTGGGCCACGCACGGCGGCCCCACCGACCGCAACGCGCACCCGCACCTCGGCGACGAGGGCCGGCTGGCGCTGATCCACAACGGCATCATCGAGAACTTCGCCGAGCTCAAGGACTCCCTGCTCGCCGACGGCTTCGCATTTGAGTCCGAGACCGACACCGAGGTCGCCGCCGTGCTCCTCGGCAAGCTCTACGGCGAGTCGGGCGACCTGCGCGAGGCGTTCCGTCGCACGGTGTCGCAACTCGAGGGGGCCTTCACACTCCTCGCGGTGCACAAGGACGAGCCGGGCCTCGTCGTGGGCGCACGACGCAACTCGCCGCTGGTCATCGGCCTGGGCGACGGCGAGAACTTCCTCGGGTCCGATGTCGCGGCCTTCGTCGAGTACACGAAGCGCGCCGTGGCGATCGGCCAGGACCAGATCGTCGCGATCACGTCCAACGGCGTGACGGTGACCGACTTCGACGGCGCGACCGTCGAGGTCGAGCCGTTCGACGTCGCGTGGGATGCCTCGGCCGCCGAGAAGGGCGGCTGGTCGTCCTTCATGCGCAAGGAGGTGTCGGAGCAGCCCGACGCCGTCGCGAACACGATCCGCGGCCGCGTCACCGACGGCGTGGTGGCGATCCCCGAGCTCGAGGCCTACGGCGACGACGCGCTGCGCGACATCCGCCGCATCACCGTCATCGCGTGCGGCACGGCAGCCTACGCGGGCATGGTCGCGAAGTACGCCATCGAGCAGTGGGCGCGCATCCCCGTCGAGGTCGAGCTGAGCCACGAGTTCCGCTACCGCGAGCCCGTGCTCGACGACGGCACGCTGGTCGTCTCGATCAGCCAGTCCGGCGAGACCATGGACACGCTCATGGCCGTCAAGTACGCGCGCGAGCAGGGCGCGAAGGCCATCTCGGTCTGCAACACGCAGGGCGCGACGATCCCGCGCGAGTCCGACGCGGTCGTCTACACCCACGCAGGCCCCGAGGTCGCCGTCGCGTCGACGAAGGCGTTCGTCGCCCAGATCACGGCGCTCTACCTGTTCGGCCTCCACCTCGCGCGCGTGCGTGGCACCCTCTCCGAGGAGCAGCTCGCGTCCCAGGTCGCCGAGCTGCAGGCGGTTCCCGAGAAGCTCGCGACCGTGCTCGAGCAGGCCGATCGCGTCGGCGAGCTCGCGCACTGGATGTCCGACACGCGCTCGGTCCTCTTCCTCGGTCGCCACGTGGGTTACCCGATCGCGCTCGAGGGCGCGCTCAAGCTCAAGGAGCTCGCCTACATCCACGCCGAGGGCTTCGCCGCGGGCGAGCTCAAGCACGGCCCGATCGCGCTGATCGAGCCGGGCCAGCCGGTGTTCGTGGTCGTGCCGAGCCCCCGCGGCTCCGCGGCGCTGCACCCCAAGGTCGTCTCCAACATCCAGGAGATCCGCGCGCGCGGCGCCCGCGTCATCGCGATCGCCGAGGCGGGGGATGCCGCGGTGCTGCCGTTCGCCGACGAGGTGATCCGGATCCCGCTCGCCGGACCCCTCTTCGAGCCGCTGCTCGCGGTCGTGCCGTTGCAGATCTTCGCCATGGAGCTCTCGCAGGCGAAGGGCCTCGACGTCGACCAGCCGCGGAACCTGGCGAAGTCGGTCACGGTCGAGTGA
- the tsaB gene encoding tRNA (adenosine(37)-N6)-threonylcarbamoyltransferase complex dimerization subunit type 1 TsaB, with translation MLLAIDTSTGTSVAVVDRDAGILAEAGTHDTMRHAEAIGGAIRDVLERAGVRATELSAVAAGMGPGPFTGLRVGIAAARAFALGIDRPVVPVVSHDAVALAWYSDGGRGPLQVVTDARRRESAVTDYDGLDDAGLPVRLGMPRLEPRDAVPSPRGIRFDADTVSAGSLGLLAELGWSASRLPLAGDEPLYLRAPDVTPSTGKRVTP, from the coding sequence ATGCTCCTCGCGATCGACACCTCCACGGGCACGAGTGTCGCCGTGGTCGACCGCGATGCCGGGATCCTCGCCGAGGCAGGCACCCACGACACCATGCGCCACGCCGAGGCGATCGGCGGTGCCATCCGCGACGTGCTCGAGCGCGCCGGAGTGCGTGCGACCGAGCTGTCCGCGGTCGCCGCGGGAATGGGTCCCGGGCCCTTCACCGGGCTTCGCGTCGGCATCGCCGCCGCGCGCGCATTCGCCCTCGGCATCGACCGCCCCGTCGTCCCCGTCGTGAGCCACGACGCGGTCGCGCTCGCGTGGTACTCCGACGGCGGCCGCGGACCGCTCCAGGTCGTCACCGACGCCCGGCGCCGCGAATCGGCGGTGACCGACTACGACGGGCTCGACGACGCCGGGCTCCCGGTGCGGCTCGGCATGCCGCGACTCGAGCCCCGCGACGCGGTGCCCTCGCCCCGCGGCATCCGATTCGACGCCGACACCGTCTCGGCCGGTTCGCTCGGGCTCCTCGCCGAACTCGGCTGGTCGGCGAGCCGGCTGCCGCTCGCCGGCGACGAACCGCTCTACCTGCGCGCGCCCGACGTGACGCCCTCGACGGGCAAGCGGGTGACTCCATGA
- the glmM gene encoding phosphoglucosamine mutase, whose product MPRLFGTDGVRGLANRELTADLALGLAQAAAAVLTQGRHADELRAAGRRPVAVVARDPRVSGEFLTAAVSAGLASSGVDVLDAGVIPTPATAFLIDSIRADFGVMISASHNPAPDNGIKFFSFGGTKLPDQVEDRIESYLGRQKLAPTGGGVGRIRRFADAEDRYVVHLLGTLPHRLDGLKVVLDCAHGAAAGVSPETFRDAGAEVVVIGADPDGMNINDGVGSTHLEQLQRAVVEHGADVGIAHDGDADRCLAIDADGNVVDGDRIMAILAVSMQERGTLTDDTLVVTVMSNLGLKRAMAERGIRVVETKVGDRYVLEALGEGGYALGGEQSGHVIMSEFATTGDGVLTGLHLVAEMARTGKSLAELASVMTVYPQVLVNVRGVDHHALGDDAEIAAAVTRAEAELGDSGRVLLRPSGTEPMVRVMVEAAVQSDAEAHANRLADVVRARLAN is encoded by the coding sequence ATGCCTCGGCTCTTCGGAACCGACGGGGTCCGGGGCCTGGCCAACCGTGAACTCACGGCTGACCTGGCCCTGGGCCTCGCCCAGGCGGCTGCCGCCGTCCTCACGCAGGGGCGGCACGCCGATGAACTCCGCGCCGCCGGTCGCCGGCCGGTCGCGGTCGTCGCACGCGACCCGCGCGTCTCCGGCGAGTTCCTGACGGCCGCCGTCTCGGCCGGTCTCGCGAGCTCCGGGGTCGACGTCCTCGACGCCGGTGTCATCCCGACCCCGGCGACCGCGTTCCTCATCGACAGCATCCGCGCCGACTTCGGCGTGATGATCTCCGCCTCGCACAATCCCGCGCCCGACAACGGGATCAAGTTCTTCTCCTTCGGCGGCACCAAGCTGCCCGACCAGGTCGAGGACCGCATCGAGTCCTACCTCGGCCGTCAGAAGCTCGCTCCGACCGGCGGCGGCGTCGGTCGCATCCGCCGCTTCGCCGACGCCGAGGACCGCTACGTCGTCCACCTGCTCGGCACGCTGCCGCACCGCCTGGACGGGCTGAAGGTCGTGCTCGACTGCGCCCACGGCGCGGCCGCCGGCGTCTCGCCCGAGACCTTCCGCGACGCCGGCGCCGAGGTCGTCGTGATCGGCGCCGACCCCGACGGCATGAACATCAACGACGGCGTCGGGTCCACGCACCTCGAGCAGCTCCAGCGCGCCGTGGTCGAGCACGGCGCCGACGTGGGCATCGCGCACGACGGCGACGCCGACCGCTGCCTCGCGATCGACGCCGACGGCAACGTCGTCGACGGCGACCGCATCATGGCCATCCTCGCGGTGTCGATGCAGGAGCGCGGCACGCTCACCGACGACACGCTCGTGGTCACGGTGATGTCGAACCTGGGCCTCAAGCGCGCCATGGCCGAGCGCGGCATCCGCGTGGTCGAGACCAAGGTCGGCGACCGATACGTGCTCGAGGCGCTCGGCGAGGGCGGCTACGCGCTCGGCGGCGAGCAGTCGGGCCACGTGATCATGTCCGAGTTCGCGACCACGGGCGACGGCGTCCTCACGGGCCTGCACCTCGTGGCCGAGATGGCGCGCACCGGCAAGTCGCTGGCCGAGCTCGCATCGGTCATGACCGTCTACCCGCAGGTGCTCGTGAACGTCCGGGGCGTCGACCACCACGCGCTCGGCGACGACGCCGAGATCGCCGCCGCGGTGACGCGGGCCGAAGCCGAGCTCGGCGATTCCGGTCGCGTGCTGCTCCGTCCGAGCGGCACCGAGCCCATGGTGCGCGTCATGGTCGAGGCGGCCGTGCAGTCCGACGCCGAGGCGCACGCCAACCGGCTCGCCGACGTCGTCCGCGCCCGCCTCGCGAACTAG
- the tsaE gene encoding tRNA (adenosine(37)-N6)-threonylcarbamoyltransferase complex ATPase subunit type 1 TsaE produces MHRTVADTEAMEALGRELGGQLRAGDLVVLTGPLGAGKTTLTRGIGDGLRVRGPVQSPTFVLARTHPSLVGAAPLVHVDAYRLSGAAELEDLDLDFANSVVVAEWGAGLLDDVADSWLEVVIERRRGGDAADVAASDDLEADEPRSVQLLGHGPRWAGTPYSVAPALGA; encoded by the coding sequence ATGCACCGCACGGTCGCCGACACCGAGGCCATGGAGGCGCTCGGCCGCGAGCTCGGCGGGCAGCTGCGCGCCGGCGACCTCGTCGTGCTCACCGGTCCGCTCGGCGCCGGGAAGACGACCCTGACCCGCGGGATCGGCGACGGCCTGCGCGTGAGGGGCCCGGTGCAGAGCCCGACCTTCGTGCTCGCGCGCACGCATCCGAGCCTCGTCGGCGCCGCGCCGCTCGTGCACGTCGATGCCTACCGCCTCTCGGGCGCTGCCGAGCTCGAGGATCTCGACCTCGACTTCGCGAACTCGGTCGTCGTCGCCGAGTGGGGCGCGGGACTGCTCGACGACGTGGCCGACTCGTGGCTCGAGGTGGTCATCGAACGTCGTCGCGGGGGCGACGCGGCCGATGTCGCAGCGTCCGACGACCTCGAGGCCGACGAGCCGAGATCGGTCCAGCTCCTCGGGCACGGACCCCGGTGGGCGGGCACCCCGTACTCGGTCGCACCCGCGCTCGGCGCCTGA